A stretch of DNA from Micromonospora sp. WMMD1155:
CGGGCTGACGGTCGCGGTCGGAGCGGTGGACAGCCCCCAGGCGACGTTGATCCCGCTGGGCCACCTCGCGGCGGCCGGGGTCGCTGTCGACGTACGCCGCTTCGATGTCGGCGTCGGCCTGCACGGCGACCACGTCGGCGGTGAGCGCGACGCAGCCCGCGCCCTGGTCGGCGGGTCTGTCGACGCCGCCTGCATGATCGACGCGAACCACCTGGCGTTCGTTCAGGAGGGCACCCTGCCGCCGGACGGCACCCGGATCGTCGCGCAGACCACACCGTACGACCACTGCAACATGACCGTCCGCGAGCCGGAGTCCGCCGGGGTCCGGCTCTTCGGCACGTTGCTGCTCGGCATGTCGTACGCCGATCCGCAGGTGCGTCCGCTGCTCGACCTGGAGGGGCTGACGGCCTGGAAGGACGGTCGGACCACGGGGTACGACTCCCTGGCCGCAGCTGTCGACGCCACCGGCTTCTACTCCCCGGACGGGCGGGTGACGGCCCCGGACTACCGGCCGTGAACGCGGCACCGGCCGCCGACGCCGAGGTCCACCTCGGCGAGTTGGGTTTCGGCCGGGGGGCGCACCTGCTGGTGCAGCGTGCCCTGGCCCGGTTGCCGCCCGGCGGTCGGCTGGCTGTCCTCGGGGGCGACCCGGCGGTGCCGGTGCACCTGCCCGCCTGGTGCCGTGGCCGGGGCCACCGGGTCGAGGCGCCCGGTCCGGGTGACCGGAGCGGCCTGGTCGCGGTGATCGTGCGAGGCACGGCGGACGACGACCGCTGGTTCGGCGCGGAGCGGGCCGGGCCGGCTCTACCGACGACGCTCAGCAGTCGCCCGCCGGCACGGTGGGGGCTCGGTGTCCGGGGCGCGCTGCTCGAAGCAGGCGGCCCCGAGGCCCGCTTCGACCTGGACGACCGCGACCTGGTGTGGGCCGACATCGCCCCGCACCTCTACGCGCAGGCGGCGGCGCGGCAGTGGGACCCGCAGACCGCGGTGCCCTGGGACGACCCGTTCGACCTGCCGTCCGACGTCGAGGCCGCCGTGGTGCAGGTGATGACCTACCTGGTCGAGAACGAGCAGGCCGCGCTCGTCGTGCCGGCCCGGTTCGTCGGGCGGATCCACCCGCACTTCCGCGAGGTGGTGCAGCTCCTCGCCGTGCAGATGGCCGACGAGGCCCGGCACATGAACGTGTTCGGGCGGCGGGCGCTGCTGCGCGGCGCCGAGTTGGGTACGTCGTCGGCGGGCGGTCGGCAGTCGCTGTTCACCCTCGTCGCGGAGTCCGACTTCGCGTTGGCCTCGTTCCTGCTCTCCGTGCTCGGCGAGGGCAGCTTCGTCGACCTGCTCTCGTTCCTGCACCAATTCGCGCCGGATGAGGTGACGCGCCGGATCTGCTGGCTCGCCGTGCAGGACGAGCGTCGACACGTGGTGTTCGGCATGGCCCACCTGGAGCATCAGGCACGGCTCGACCCGCTGCTGCGCGACCGGCTGCGGGCGGCTATCCACCGTCGCCACGACGCGCTCGCCGACACCGCCGGCCTCAACGCGGACGTCTTCGACGCGCTCGTGGTGCTCGCCGCTGGCGGTTGGCATCCCGACGACGTGTCCGCCGGCTTCGACCGCGTGCAGGCCCTGCAACGGGCGATGGACCAGGGCCGCCAGCGCAGACTGGTGCGCCTGGGTTTCCGGCCCGACGAGGCTGCCGCGCTGTCGGCCCTGCACACGCGCAACTTCATGTAGGCGGTCGTCTCGGAATGCAAACACTGTGACCACGGTCATTCGGCAGTACCGTGGAGCGACCATGGACCGGAACACCGACGCGATCCGCGAGGAACTGCAGCGGCTGCGCCAGCAGACCGAGGCGCAGGTCACCGCCCTCGACGGCGACCTGCGCAACCTCTTCGAAGCGTCCCGGGCGTCGAACGCCGACGACGAGCACGACCCCGAGGGCGCCACCATCGCCTTCGAACGCGCACAGCTCACCGCGGTCCTCGACGCGGCCCGCCGACGCCTCGCCGAGTTGGACGTCGCACTGCACCGGGTCGACGACGGCAGCTACGGCGTGTGCGAACGGTGCCGCCGTCCCATTCCCGCCGAGCGGCTGGCCGCCCGCCCGTCGGCGCGTACCTGCGTCGCCTGCGCCAATAGGTGACCCAGTCGAGCTGACGAATGACCCGGAACCTGATGGGGCGATTGAACTGAACACTGGCTGCTCGCCCCACGATCAGCAGGTCACCGGCCTTCATGCCAACCACCCGAGGAACCTGCGGTACACGGCGTCGAAGGGAGCCCAGGACATGTCCTGCGTAGCCGCCGCCAGATGCGATGTCATGTAGATCCGGAGAGCCAACGGCGTCGTGGCGTACTCCCCCAGCAACTCCACGCGCCCTGTGGCACAGGGCCACGCGCGTTCGCACGCCTCGCACAGCCACAACGGGAGTACCGGCCTGTGCGCGGTCATCAGCTCTCACCTGGCCAGTGCCCCCGACTGATCGGGATCTTGTGCCTGGCCCGACAGGGCAGCGCGTTTCCGCACTTGCAGACGTTCCGCCACCTGATCCAC
This window harbors:
- a CDS encoding TraR/DksA C4-type zinc finger protein, encoding MDRNTDAIREELQRLRQQTEAQVTALDGDLRNLFEASRASNADDEHDPEGATIAFERAQLTAVLDAARRRLAELDVALHRVDDGSYGVCERCRRPIPAERLAARPSARTCVACANR
- a CDS encoding ferritin-like domain-containing protein; the protein is MNAAPAADAEVHLGELGFGRGAHLLVQRALARLPPGGRLAVLGGDPAVPVHLPAWCRGRGHRVEAPGPGDRSGLVAVIVRGTADDDRWFGAERAGPALPTTLSSRPPARWGLGVRGALLEAGGPEARFDLDDRDLVWADIAPHLYAQAAARQWDPQTAVPWDDPFDLPSDVEAAVVQVMTYLVENEQAALVVPARFVGRIHPHFREVVQLLAVQMADEARHMNVFGRRALLRGAELGTSSAGGRQSLFTLVAESDFALASFLLSVLGEGSFVDLLSFLHQFAPDEVTRRICWLAVQDERRHVVFGMAHLEHQARLDPLLRDRLRAAIHRRHDALADTAGLNADVFDALVVLAAGGWHPDDVSAGFDRVQALQRAMDQGRQRRLVRLGFRPDEAAALSALHTRNFM
- a CDS encoding PhnD/SsuA/transferrin family substrate-binding protein, translated to MPAPSVLMGAVAYDPKVVTIWEGFRAWLRGRGLDFDFVLYSHYERQVEDLVAGRIDAAWNSPLAWLRAERLALANGTRVRALTMRDTDQELTSVVVVRADSPVRTVADLAGLTVAVGAVDSPQATLIPLGHLAAAGVAVDVRRFDVGVGLHGDHVGGERDAARALVGGSVDAACMIDANHLAFVQEGTLPPDGTRIVAQTTPYDHCNMTVREPESAGVRLFGTLLLGMSYADPQVRPLLDLEGLTAWKDGRTTGYDSLAAAVDATGFYSPDGRVTAPDYRP